The Raphanus sativus cultivar WK10039 chromosome 2, ASM80110v3, whole genome shotgun sequence genome includes a region encoding these proteins:
- the LOC108843681 gene encoding rRNA 2'-O-methyltransferase fibrillarin 2, producing the protein MRPPLTGGRGGGGFSGGRGGGGGYSGGRGGGGRGGGGRGFGDRGGRGMRGGRGDRGRRGRGTPGGRGGMKGGSKVIVEPHRHAGVFIAKGKEDALVTKNLVPGEAVYNEKRISVQNEDGTKTEYRVWNPFRSKLAAAILGGVDHIHIKPGAKVLYLGAASGTTVSHVSDIVGPEGCVYAVEFSHRSGRDLVNMAKKRTNVIPIIEDARHPAKYRMLVGMVDVVFSDVAQPDQARIVALNSSFFLKTGGHFVISIKANCIDSTVPAEAVFQSEVKKLQQEQFKPAEQVTLEPFERDHACVVGTYRAPKKNKVPA; encoded by the exons ATGAGACCTCCTCTAACTGGTG GACGCGGTGGCGGTGGGTTCAGTGGCGGACGTGGTGGCGGCGGCGGGTACAGTGGGGGACGTGGTGGAGGGggtagaggaggaggaggaagaggtttTGGCGACCGTGGCGGTAGAGGTATGAGAGGAGGTAGAGGAGATCGTGGTCGTCGCGGCAGAGGAACACCCGGAGGACGTGGCGGAATGAAGGGAGGTAGCAAGGTGATTGTTGAGCCACACAGACACGCTGGAGTGTTTATTGCAAAGGGTAAAGAGGACGCTCTTGTCACTAAGAACTTGGTTCCTGGTGAAGCTGTTTACAACGAGAAGAGAATCTCTGTTCAG AATGAAGATGGAACCAAGACTGAATACAGGGTGTGGAATCCTTTCCGTTCTAAGTTGGCTGCTGCTATTCTCGGTGGTGTTGATCACATTCACATC AAACCTGGTGCTAAAGTTCTATACCTTGGTGCTGCTTCTGGAACAACAGTCTCTCATGTCTCTGACATTGTTGGACCTGAGGGATGTGTTTACGCTGTTGAGTTCTCTCACCGAAGTGGTAGAGATTTGGTGAACATGGCGAAGAAGAGAACTAATGTTATTCCGATCATCGAGGATGCTAGACACCCTGCTAAATACAGAATGCTTGTTGGCATGGTTGATGTTGTCTTCTCTGATGTTGCTCAGCCTGATCAG GCTAGGATCGTGGCTTTGAACTCAAGCTTCTTCCTCAAAACAGGAGGTCACTTTGTTATCTCCATCAAG GCGAACTGTATTGACTCGACGGTTCCAGCAGAGGCAGTGTTCCAGAGTGAAGTTAAGAAGCTGCAACAGGAGCAGTTCAAGCCAGCGGAGCAAGTGACGCTTGAGCCATTTGAGCGTGACCATGCCTGTGTCGTCGGTACCTACCGTGCGCCTAAGAAGAACAAGGTTCCTGCTTAG
- the LOC108827681 gene encoding protein DETOXIFICATION 35 has product MDHNTTPLLPHGGEVEEDYAPARTWRDVKRVLCTESAKMWLIAAPVGFNVICQYGVSSVTNIFVGHIGEIELSAVSISLSVIGTFSFGFLLGMGSALETLCGQAFGAGQVHMLGVYMQRSWIILVVSCLFLLPIYIFATPVLRLLGQAEEIAVPSGQFTLLTIPQLFSMAFNFPTSKFLQAQSKVTVIAWIGFIALLLHVGMLWLFIIVFGLGTNGAALAFNITNWGIAISQIVYVIGWCNDGWTGLSWLAFKEIWAFVRLSIASAVMLCLEMWYMMSIIVLTGHLDNAVIAVGSLSICMNLNGLEAMLFIGINAAISVRVSNELGLGRPRAAKYSVYVTVFQSLLIGLVFMVAIIIARDHFAIIFTNSEVLQRAVSKLAYLLGITMVLNSVQPVISGVAIGGGWQGLVAYINLGCYYIFGLPFGYLLGYKANLGVMGLWAGMIAGTALQTLLLMFVLYKTNWNKEVEETTERMKKWGGSTETTSKEVVA; this is encoded by the exons ATGGATCATAATACGACGCCGCTTCTTCCGCACGGTGGCGAGGTAGAGGAGGATTACGCTCCGGCGAGAACTTGGAGAGACGTGAAGCGAGTTTTGTGTACGGAGTCGGCGAAAATGTGGTTGATCGCTGCTCCTGTGGGCTTCAACGTCATTTGCCAGTATGGTGTAAGCTCCGTCACCAACATCTTCGTCGGCCACATCGGCGAGATCGAGCTCTCCGCcgtctccatctctctctccgtTATAGGCACCTTCTCCTTCGGCTTTCTG CTTGGCATGGGAAGTGCACTTGAAACCCTCTGTGGTCAAGCATTTGGAGCTGGTCAAGTCCACATGTTAGGCGTTTATATGCAGAGATCTTGGATCATCTTGGTCGTTTCCTGCCTCTTCCTCCTTCCTATTTACATCTTTGCCACTCCGGTTCTGAGACTTCTCGGCCAAGCAGAGGAGATAGCCGTTCCATCTGGACAATTCACTCTCCTCACCATCCCTCAGCTCTTCTCGATGGCTTTCAACTTCCCCACCTCCAAGTTCCTCCAAGCGCAGAGCAAAGTAACCGTCATTGCTTGGATAGGATTCATTGCTCTTCTCCTGCACGTTGGTATGCTGTGGCTGTTTATCATCGTGTTTGGTTTGGGAACAAACGGTGCTGCTTTGGCTTTTAATATCACAAACTGGGGAATTGCAATCTCTCAGATCGTTTATGTGATTGGTTGGTGTAATGATGGCTGGACGGGTTTATCTTGGTTGGCGTTTAAAGAGATTTGGGCCTTTGTTAGACTCTCCATTGCATCTGCGGTTATGCTTTGTCTTGAAATGTGGTATATGATGAGTATCATCGTCCTCACTGGTCACCTTGACAACGCTGTTATCGCTGTTGGTTCCCTTTCTATATG CATGAATCTCAATGGCTTGGAAGCAATGTTGTTTATTGGAATAAACGCAGCTATAAG TGTCCGTGTCTCCAATGAGCTTGGCTTAGGCCGTCCACGAGCAGCGAAATACTCTGTCTATGTAACGGTGTTCCAGTCTCTCCTCATAGGTCTTGTCTTTATGGTGGCTATCATCATAGCCAGAGACCATTTTGCTATCATCTTCACAAACAGCGAAGTACTTCAACGTGCAGTGTCTAAGCTAGCTTATCTTCTCGGTATAACAATGGTTCTCAACAGCGTGCAGCCAGTTATTTCCG GTGTGGCTATTGGAGGTGGTTGGCAAGGTTTAGTGGCTTATATCAACTTGGGTTGTTACTACATTTTTGGCCTTCCCTTTGGGTATCTTCTTGGTTACAAAGCAAACTTGGGAGTGATG GGACTTTGGGCTGGAATGATAGCAGGAACAGCGCTTCAAACGTTGCTACTGATGTTTGTTCTGTACAAGACAAACTGGAATAAAGAG GTGGAGGAGACGACTGAACGTATGAAGAAATGGGGAGGGAGTACTGAAACAACATCAAAGGAAGTAGTTGCGTGA
- the LOC108839495 gene encoding protochlorophyllide-dependent translocon component 52, chloroplastic translates to MEAALATCTVPSPRILKPKPRFRSSSHLSNPNSLFFKSPPLSSKSDLFTTAVSSSPPPTVAPTNSPPESEPESDSSSEKFDWYANWYPVMPVCDLDKKAPHGKRVMGIDVVVWWDRNESQWKVMDDTCPHRLAPLSDGRIDQWGRLQCVYHGWCFNGKGDCKLIPQAPPDGPPVNTFKQACVAVYPSTVQHEILWFWPNSDPKYKNVLETNKPPYIPELEDPSFTKLFANRDIPYGYDVLVENLMDPAHVPYAHYGLMRMGKPKEKVDREGGKPLEITVRRLDNEGFFARQEWGYSNFVAPCVYRSSTEPLREEDNDSVTSDKGPLKNRKLSLIFICIPVSPGRSRLIWTFPRDFGVAIDKIIPRWVFHIGQNKILDSDLHLLHVEERKILERGPENWQKACFVPTKSDALVVTFRRWFNKYSGAQVDWRGKFDPSLLPPTPPREQLFDRYWSHVENCSSCKKAHKYLNAFEVILQIASVALIGVMAVTKQVAMSNVVRSVVVVAAVLSFAASKWLSHFIYKTFHYHDYNHALV, encoded by the exons ATGGAAGCTGCTCTTGCAACATGCACCGTTCCATCGCCGCGAATCCTCAAACCAAAACCTCGATTCCGATCTTCTTCTCATCTCTCAAACCCAAACTCCCTCTTCTTCAAATCCCCACCACTGTCGTCAAAATCCGATCTTTTCACAACCGCAGTCTCgtcatcaccaccaccaaccGTCGCCCCGACGAACTCCCCGCCGGAATCCGAACCCGAATCAGATTCGTCGTCGGAGAAGTTCGACTGGTACGCTAACTGGTACCCGGTGATGCCCGTCTGCGACCTCGACAAGAAGGCTCCGCACGGAAAGAGAGTCATGGGGATCGATGTGGTGGTCTGGTGGGACAGGAACGAGAGCCAGTGGAAAGTGATGGACGACACGTGTCCTCATCGCCTTGCTCCACTGTCTGACGGGAGGATTGATCAGTGGGGGAGGTTGCAGTGCGTCTACCATGGTTGGTGCTTCAACGGTAAGGGCGATTGCAAACTCATTCCTCAAGCTCCTCCTGATGGTCCTCCG GTGAACACGTTCAAGCAAGCTTGTGTAGCTGTTTACCCAAGTACGGTGCAGCATGAGATCCTTTGGTTTTGGCCCAACAGTGATCCCAAATACAAGAATGTACTTGAGACCAACAAGCCTCCTTACATCCCAGAGCTGGAAGATCCATCCTTCACTAAGCTCTTTGCTAATCGAGATATTCCCTACGG GTACGATGTGTTGGTGGAGAACCTAATGGACCCGGCTCATGTTCCCTATGCACATTATGGACTAATGCGGATGGGTAAACCAAAAg AGAAGGTTGACAGAGAAGGGGGAAAACCACTGGAGATTACAGTAAGGAGGCTAGACAACGAAGGGTTCTTTGCAAGACAAGAATGGGGTTATTCTAATTTTGTCGCACCATGTGTGTATCGCTCTTCCACTGAGCCATTAAGAGAGGAGGACAATGACTCTGTCACATCTGATAAG GGGCCATTGAAGAATCGCAAATTGTCATTGATCTTTATATGCATTCCGGTCAGCCCCGGTCGCAGTAGGTTGATATGGACGTTTCCTAGAGATTTTGGCGTTGCTATTGATAAGATTATTCCTAGATGGGTGTTCCATATTGGTCAAAACAAGATTCTAGACTCAGACTTGCACCTCCTTCATGTCGAG GAGAGGAAGATACTTGAAAGGGGCCCTGAAAACTGGCAAAAAGCTTGCTTTGTCCCAACCAAATCAGACGCCCTTGTGGTTACGTTCAGGAGGTGGTTCAACAAGTACAGTGGAGCTCAAGTCGATTGGAGAGGAAAGTTTGATCCATCTCTTCTTCCTCCAACGCCTCCTCGTGAACAGCTCTTCGACAG GTATTGGTCGCATGTGGAGAACTGTAGCAGTTGCAAGAAAGCTCACAAATATCTCAACGCGTTTGAGGTGATCTTGCAAATCGCATCGGTTGCTTTGATCGGAGTTATGGCCGTGACGAAGCAGGTTGCGATGTCTAATGTGGTAAGAAGCGTGGTGGTTGTGGCGGCTGTGTTGAGTTTTGCGGCTTCGAAGTGGCTATCGCACTTCATCTACAAGACTTTCCATTACCATGACTATAACCATGCTCTTGTTTGA
- the LOC108842692 gene encoding deSI-like protein At4g17486, protein MAEVVVHIYDVTNTGSDKTNNTILQINRIFKDGIGLGGIFHSAIQVYGNDEWSYGYCEQGTGVFRCPSSKNPMYTYREKIVLGRTECTIFMVNQIFRELTREWPGHTYDLLSRNCNHFCDVLCERLGVPKLPGWVNRFAHAGDTALEVAETTAMRLKQAKTELLSASKVAYRFLSNVRSNVTNISPQGPGTVNSSDNGSLRIQGTWLKGMLNTSKPSTSTETDNKDEDANHAIPNQQKKQSHDSFG, encoded by the exons ATGGCGGAGGTTGTTGTGCACATATACGATGTGACCAACACAGGATCAGACAAAACTAACAACACCATTCTTCAGATCAACAGGATCTTCAAAGACGGCATCGGTCTTGGCGGCATTTTCCACAGCGCCATTCAG GTATATGGAAACGATGAGTGGTCTTATGGGTATTGCGAACAAGGCACTGGTGTATTCAGATGTCCTAGCAGCAAGAACCCTATGTACACGTATCGTGAGAAAATTGTTCTTGGGAGGACAGAGTGCACTATCTTTATGGTTAATCAGATATTCCGTGAGCTCACCAGGGAATGGCCAGGACACACTTATGATCTCTTGTCCAGAAATTGCAACCACTTCTGTGATGTGCTCTGTGAAAGGCTTGGCGTGCCAAAGCTTCCAG GTTGGGTGAATCGTTTTGCGCATGCTGGCGACACAGCCTTGGAAGTAGCAGAAACCACAGCAATGCGG TTAAAGCAAGCGAAAACCGAACTTTTATCAGCTAGTAAGGTGGCCTATCGCTTCCTTTCCAATGTTAGATCGAACGTCACCAATATCTCACCACAAGGGCCTGGGACCGTCAACAGTTCAGACAACGGGAGCTTGAGAATTCAAGGCACCTGGCTCAAAGGGATGCTCAACACTTCGAAACCTTCCACAAGCACAGAGACAGATAACAAAGATGAAGATGCAAATCATGCTATCCCCAATCAGCAGAAAAAACAAAGCCATGATTCATTTGGTTAA
- the LOC108842694 gene encoding uncharacterized protein LOC108842694, producing the protein MDCKQVQPLARKGKKKHNGKDEFDRVKQAEKKKRRLEKALATSAAIRAELEKKKQRKLEEQQRLDDEGAAIAEAVALHVLLGEDSDDSSSRVMLGQEKACFKMDHLFRGENYVPLQSCASYAVQGIGFVSNGYGLGDSSSWSPFMRESWDSNMGISADDLIAAQAVSSLRISENTDRNPFVLKGMFRG; encoded by the coding sequence ATGGATTGCAAGCAAGTTCAGCCATTAGCTAGGAAAGGGAAGAAGAAACACAACGGTAAAGATGAATTCGATCGTGTCaaacaagctgagaagaagaagagacgtCTCGAGAAAGCTCTTGCTACTTCTGCTGCCATCAGGGCCGAGCTGgaaaagaagaagcagaggaaaCTTGAAGAACAACAGAGGTTAGATGACGAAGGTGCTGCTATCGCAGAAGCTGTTGCTCTCCACGTCCTACTGGGCGAAGATTCTGATGATTCATCATCTCGAGTCATGCTTGGCCAAGAAAAGGCTTGTTTCAAGATGGATCATCTGTTTAGAGGTGAAAACTACGTTCCTCTTCAAAGCTGCGCTAGCTATGCGGTTCAAGGGATTGGGTTTGTGTCCAACGGTTACGGATTAGGAGACAGTAGTAGCTGGTCGCCCTTCATGAGGGAATCTTGGGATAGCAACATGGGAATATCAGCTGATGATCTGATCGCTGCTCAGGCTGTCTCATCGCTAAGGATATCTGAAAACACCGACAGGAATCCCTTTGTGCTTAAGGGTATGTTCCGGGGATGA
- the LOC108842693 gene encoding deSI-like protein At4g17486 gives MAEVVLHIYDVTNSGSEKTNNTILQINRFFKDGIGLGGIFHSAIQVYGDDEWSYGFCEQGTGVFSCPSSKNPMYTYREKIVLGRTDCTIFMVNQILRELSREWPGHSYDLLSKNCNHFCDVLCDVLGVPKLPGWVNRFAHAGDTALEVAGNTAMRIKQAKTELVSASKVAYRFLSNVTSNVTNGSNGSQQRPGGTLTNSENGNVRLQGSWFKGLLNTSKPSSSTEIENKDEDANQQRKMSRDSAPLHHSSFG, from the exons ATGGCGGAGGTTGTTCTACACATATACGATGTGACAAACAGTGGATCGGAGAAGACAAACAACACCATTCTCCAGATCAACAGGTTCTTCAAAGACGGTATTGGCCTTGGCGGCATCTTCCACAGCGCCATTCag GTATATGGAGATGATGAGTGGTCTTATGGGTTTTGTGAACAAGGCACTGGCGTCTTCAGCTGTCCTAGCAGCAAGAACCCTATGTATACTTATCGTGAGAAAATCGTCCTTGGGAGGACTGATTGCACCATTTTCATGGTCAATCAGATCCTGCGTGAGCTCAGCAGGGAGTGGCCTGGACATTCCTATGATCTCTTGTCCAAAAACTGCAATCACTTCTGTGATGTACTCTGTGATGTACTTGGCGTCCCAAAGCTCCCAG GTTGGGTGAATCGCTTTGCCCATGCTGGTGACACGGCCTTGGAAGTTGCAGGAAACACAGCGATGAGG ATAAAGCAAGCCAAAACTGAACTAGTATCAGCTAGTAAAGTGGCATATCGCTTCCTTTCCAATGTTACATCAAACGTAACCAACGGCTCCAATGGCTCTCAGCAACGACCTGGAGGGACCCTCACCAACTCAGAAAATGGGAACGTGAGATTGCAAGGCAGTTGGTTCAAAGGGTTACTCAACACTTCAAAACCCTCCTCAAGCACAGAGATAGAGAACAAAGATGAAGATGCGAATCAGCAGAGAAAGATGAGCCGTGACTCTGCACCCCTCCACCATAGTTCATTTGGTTAA
- the LOC108842695 gene encoding uncharacterized protein LOC108842695, whose product MEHHAMCKQVQPLARKGKKIHNGKDEFDRVKQAEKKKRRLEKALANSAAIRAELEKKKQRKLEEQQRLDDEGAAIAEAAALHVLLGEDSDDNFMLGEGKCYKIDLFRGERTNYVPRQSCASYAVQGIGFDSNVYERGDSNWSVPPYKPFMRGAWDINNMGVSVDLIAAQAVSSLHISENNDRNAFVFFK is encoded by the coding sequence ATGGAACATCACGCGATGTGCAAGCAAGTTCAGCCATTAGCTAGGAAAGGGAAGAAGATACATAACGGTAAAGATGAATTCGATCGTGTCaaacaagctgagaagaagaagagacgtCTCGAGAAAGCTCTTGCTAACTCTGCAGCCATCAGGGCTGAGCttgaaaagaagaagcagaggaaaCTTGAAGAACAACAGAGGTTAGACGACGAAGGTGCTGCTATTGCAGAAGCTGCTGCTCTGCACGTCCTACTGGGGGAAGATTCTGATGATAATTTCATGCTTGGAGAGGGAAAGTGTTACAAGATTGATCTGTTTAGAGGTGAAAGAACCAACTATGTTCCACGGCAAAGTTGCGCAAGCTATGCGGTTCAAGGGATTGGGTTTGACTCAAACGTTTATGAACGTGGAGATAGTAACTGGTCTGTGCCGCCATACAAGCCTTTCATGAGGGGTGCTTGGGACATCAACAACATGGGAGTATCTGTGGATTTGATTGCTGCTCAGGCAGTCTCGTCGCTGCACATATCTGAGAACAATGATAGGAACGCTTTtgtcttctttaaataa
- the LOC108833660 gene encoding beta-carotene 3-hydroxylase 1, chloroplastic, whose translation MAAGLSTALTFKPLHRAFSSSSLRLHHPTSLTGFPSSLLRFRGLSVCYVVSDRRQSSPIDKDDSPPETTEPTTTAIDAEYLALRLAEKLERKKSERFTYLIAAVMSSFGITSMAIMAVYYRFSWQMEGGEIPMSEMFGTFALSVGAAVGMEFWARWAHKALWHASLWNMHESHHKPREGPFELNDVFAIINAVPAIALLSYGFFNKGLVPGLCFGAGLGITVFGIAYMFVHDGLVHKRFPVGPIADVPYLRRVAAAHQLHHTDKFDGVPYGLFLGPKELEEVGGDEELEKEISRRIKLYKRGSGSGSTS comes from the exons atgGCGGCAGGTCTCTCAACAGCCCTTACATTCAAACCTCTCCACCGCGCTTTCTCTTCCTCCAGTCTCCGCCTGCACCATCCAACATCCTTAACCGGATTCCCGTCGTCTCTCCTCCGGTTCAGAGGATTATCCGTCTGCTACGTCGTCTCGGATCGGAGGCAGAGCTCTCCTATCGACAAAGATGACAGTCCTCCCGAGACTACGGAGCCAACAACAACAGCCATAGACGCGGAGTACCTGGCGCTGCGTTTAGCTGAGAAGCTGGAGCGGAAGAAATCGGAGAGGTTCACTTATCTGATTGCTGCAGTGATGTCGAGCTTCGGTATCACTTCGATGGCTATTATGGCCGTTTACTACAGATTCTCTTGGCAGATGGAG gGAGGTGAAATCCCAATGTCGGAGATGTTCGGTACATTTGCTCTCTCTGTTGGTGCTGCT GTTGGCATGGAGTTCTGGGCAAGATGGGCTCATAAAGCTCTCTGGCACGCTTCTTTATGGAACATGCATGAG TCACATCACAAACCTAGAGAAGGGCCGTTTGAGTTGAACGATGTGTTCGCCATAATCAACGCTGTTCCTGCCATTGCTCTCCTCTCTTACGGTTTCTTCAATAAGGGACTCGTTCCTGGCCTCTGCTTTGGCGCT GGGTTAGGAATAACAGTGTTTGGAATCGCCTACATGTTCGTCCACGATGGTTTGGTGCACAAGCGCTTCCCTGTAGGTCCCATCGCTGACGTTCCTTATCTCCGAAGGGTCGCCGCTGCTCACCAG CTGCATCACACAGACAAATTCGATGGTGTGCCATATGGGCTGTTTCTTGGACCGAAG GAATTGGAGGAAGTTGGAGGAGATGAAGAgttagagaaagagataagTCGGAGAATCAAACTGTACAAAAGGGGGTCTGGTTCCGGGTCGACTTCTTGA